The Gammaproteobacteria bacterium region CCTGAAGGCGACCAGGATTACGCTACACGTTGGCGATTAATCAAAACCCACTTCGTCAAATCCCTACCGAAAACCGAACGGCTGAATACCACAAGGCAAACCCGAGGCGAACGCGGAATATGGCTACGCCGCTATTGGGAGCATTTCATCCGTGATGACCGGGATTATGAAAAGCACATGGATTATTTGCATTATAATCCCGTAAAACACGGTCACGTGGCCCGTGTGAGGGACTGGCCACACTCCAGCTTTCATCGCTGTGTGGATTTGGGAATTTATCCAGAGAACTGGGGTAACGGAGAAATTGAAGAATTGAATGTGGGGGAGTTTGACGATAGTGTGGTAGTGT contains the following coding sequences:
- a CDS encoding transposase, giving the protein MPNYRRTQHPGGCYFFTVNLLQRYPNRLLVDHIDSLRTAVKKVKTKLPFHIDGWVVLPDHMHCIWTLPEGDQDYATRWRLIKTHFVKSLPKTERLNTTRQTRGERGIWLRRYWEHFIRDDRDYEKHMDYLHYNPVKHGHVARVRDWPHSSFHRCVDLGIYPENWGNGEIEELNVGEFDDSVVV